A single window of Carassius auratus strain Wakin chromosome 9, ASM336829v1, whole genome shotgun sequence DNA harbors:
- the ranbp2 gene encoding RANBP2-like and GRIP domain-containing protein 5/6 isoform X3 has translation MRRSKADVERYISSVQNASPSQKTKTLKGFLFAKLYFEAKEYELAKRHVSEYLTVQPKDPKAHKFLGQLFERDGETDKAVGCYKRSVDLNPAQHDLVLKVAELLCSKPQHDSRAEFWVEKAARLLPGHPAVFNLREKLLSAQSGSNQLYELLQAELKLRPTDTYINQKLVQLYSAEGRLEDAVKHCLAVEKTGILRHCLEWYQLLVSTLQEYLCQPSVSSNEQASRKFHKELLLAQCSRVRLTLTLKDCEESTAALWSFDCAMQDLKNTATNRKDELAEVFTEMRAHLYLYAGTLLLKRAQDGPQQWRTVLDLAALCYLISYQAPRPKARSLKSEQVSHEPLELLACDRQSQAGHMLLNLSQDVEQLLKDVVESFGNRSGPGHLFDQLFGAQIQEQHSFICNDDIHVLSVHAPKAADLAKWDSGAVMLHAGDLQQLVWLGLQWALMGQSVSLQDWLKQLFPRLTLETSKLDTNAPESICLLDLEVFVSGVVFCSQTQLQERVKMTSCSQPLEPRCLPLHIMKLLSSDRQREWWDAVYSLIHKRAQPGTSAKLRLVVQHGLGTLRAGEKHGLQPALLIHWAKHLTDMAERGNSYYDQKEYAGRSVHYWKVVLPLLEKVRHKRSIPEPLQPMFMHFQSKDIQPSQVRVYEEDATISFATLLDIEGNTEEAISKLEQLNSLSSNWHLAKIYQRLSEEAGNGLEETQGRCTDFLLKFRKYLTQIYQASAEDLEKLPVSMEEVMDLLNEVNQQLVGEVDEDQLEYPVTSSPGQPTEGHVKFSTPSSSKSVTSPSKRSVFSPKTPPHWVEDQKSLLQMLCQQVEALKNEVHDLRHNSPDATASSYRMYRDNYAAEGLQETFPAAQTFHGVPLTVATTGPSVYYNQSPAYNSQYLLRTAANVTPTKGPVYGMNRLPPQQHMYAYQQSTHTPPLQSTPACMYPQEQVFGPPIRFESPATSLLSPYSEEYYGHNVPQPTVNPTLPEPGYFTKPCPVTSTQSTRSTESKAVDPKISFGPQFTGEPAKVPNFGGVAAGPTTTSSTAFKFNSNFKSNDGDFTFSSAQVKNSESLLGLLTSDIPPKAEVSSEPKHQTQDQLPSQKEVFTFGSKSAAGFSFTDGAPNKMSIFGNTDQRFSFTSGTKTTLGNSEAREEKSGESDNDGTHVEEDEDGPHFEPIVPLPDKVDVKTGEEEEEEMFCKRAKLFRFDSETKEWKERGIGSIKILKHKSSGKVRLLMRREQVLKICANHYITADMVLKPNAGSDKSWVWYAMDYADEMPKTEQLAIRFKTADEATLFKVKFEEAQKFLSESPQGQQTEKKSETPKPQVSSKEVDLKTLFSKKAGEWDCDVCCVRNAPTSAVCVACNSAAPSTAQVKPVEEPKGSGPVAPPAKLFSFGLSGDSAKSATSTDICSKGFTFGSASFKFGSNDAVETSAGFGAQAEKNTSQTDAPQREKVSAAPAVPFGTGFGAVDTSTGFGAQAEKKTSQADAPQREKVSTAPAVPFGTGFGAVDTSTGFGAQAEKKTSQADAPQREKVSAAPAVPFGTGFGAQFAKKDGQWDCDSCLVRNDASATECVSCKAPCSTVKTNAASKGGLAAMFGKKAGQWDCDTCLVRNEGSSSHCVSCQTANPNMKNKTSAAPSSSSFTFSFGSSSSQPAATGFKANFNPGPAFQFGTSKEKTSLEAFKFESSTTEAEKSSGSSTFAFSMPTPVGGFKFGIAESEAKPSDGQSQNGSASGLLKNIAAHHKEKENEKEAAPSSSEQSVDSDSQDNNPLFTGKPNTFSFADLAKTQGSFQFGQEDPTFKGFAGAGEPLFTGLYPGPKADTSVDQDDEMYKTEENDNIQFEPVVQMPEKVDLVTGEEDEKVLYSQRVKLFRFDTETNQWKERGVGNLKLLKNNQNGRLRVLMRREQVLKVCANHWITTTMNLKPLSGSDRAWMWLASDFSDGDAKLEQLAAKFKTPELAEEFKLKFEESQRLLLDIPLQTPHKLTNTGRTAHLIQKAEEMKSGLKDLKSFLTSQNKDDESADTSHSTSAVVVKLDSEGTAHTLEWDNYDLHEEVHKDYGSSSVRDTPLQPDPVAKNLFRFGESSSGFSFCFQPILSPSKSPSKLNQSQASIGTDDEQEVSQEEERDGQYFEPVVPLPDLVEVSTGEENEQVLFSHRAKLYRYDKDLNQWKERGIGDLKILQHYETKRVRLVMRRDQVLKLCANHWIVSNMKLEPMKGAEKAWIWSAFDFAEGQGKVEQLAVRFKLQETANAFSEIFEEAKTAQEKDTLLTPFSAKLPASTQEMLCGKAAVAVLEETTKERTGISEESSPKLDQTPQSTKNVVSPPKFVFGSDSVQKIFGSPSPSKDKSLVVISSLEDEEAGASRLKTSGAAVASQSSVQTPFSIPTRSLDFRLFKNNPMAFWTCTSANQSEARVYSPSEKKSAQDVSDDDIEIVFECKPTRAQAELAARLMLPPTFFCYKNSPGYISDEDSDDEDFESAVRNLKGKLYVDGADGASDHDSEVTLVWEKRPTADEEQRARRLLLPPTFLCGVSSDSEAEAEKLDDFSTEVQKVQQAQVKPVRWESGPQEISGSSSAPQDTQVKPEPSDGGAEERQTDGSRPIDLSTKRSSESDSSTATALSFGFTSAAGFSFAELAKTSGEFAFGKKDAGFSWSGAGASVFGSAAAQTKEAEEEDSDDETPHSDEIHFEPIVSLPEVEVRSGEEDEEILFKERAKLYRWDRELNQWKERGVGDIKILFHPEKKSYRLLMRREQVLKVCANHTISPGIELKPMNTSANALVWTATDYSEGDGKVEQLAAKFKTPELAESFRRAFTDTQTRMSQTDAAQTSAAEALSRDSNPVVFFDISIDEEHAGRVVMELFAHIVPRTAENFRALCTGEKGFGYRRSVFHRIIPDFMCQGGDFTSHDGTGGRSIYGGKFEDESFEVRHTGPGLLSMANRGRDTNNSQFFITLKKAEHLDFKHVAFGFVKDGMDVVRRMGELGTKDGKPTHTISISECGQIL, from the exons AAGACACTCAAAGGATTTCTGTTTGCTAAGCTCTACTTCGAGGCTAAGGAGTATGAGCTGGCTAAAAG ACATGTCTCCGAGTATCTGACCGTCCAGCCCAAGGATCCTAAAGCACACAAGTTCCTCGGTCAGCTGTTTGAGCGTGACGGAGAAACAGACAAAGCTGTGGGATGCTACAAG CGCTCGGTGGATCTGAATCCGGCTCAGCACGATCTGGTTCTGAAGGTGGCTGAGCTACTGTGCAGTAAACCCCAGCATGACAGTCGAGCTGAGTTCTGGGTGGAGAAAGCGGCCAGGCTTCTGCCAGGACACCCGGCCGTCTTCAATCTGAGG GAGAAGCTTCTGAGTGCTCAGAGTGGCTCTAACCAGCTGTACGAGCTGCTGCAGGCGGAGCTGAAACTGCGGCCCACCGACACCTACATCAACCAGAAGCTGGTGCAGCTCTACAGCGCAGAGGGCCGGCTCGAGGACGCCGTCAAACACTGCCTCGCCGTGGAGAAGACCGGCATCCTGAGACACTGTCTGGAGTGGTACCAGCTGTTGGTCAGCACCCTGCAG GAGTACCTGTGTCAGCCGAGTGTGTCGTCGAACGAACAGGCGTCACGCAAGTTTCACAAAGAGCTGCTGCTGGCTCAGTGCAGCCGAGTGAGACTGACGCTGACACTGAAGGACTGTGAGGAGAGCACCGCTGCCCTCTGgag TTTTGACTGTGCCATGCAGGATCTGAAGAACACGGCCACAAACAGGAAGGATGAGCTGGCGGAGGTGTTCACGGAGATGAGGGCGCACCTGTACCTGTACGCCGGGACACTGCTGCTGAAGAGAGCCCAGGACGGGCCGCAGCAGTGGAGGACCGTGCTGGATCTGGCTGCTCTCTGTTATCTCATATCTTATCAG GCTCCCAGACCCAAAGCCAGGAGCCTGAAGAGTGAGCAGGTGTCCCATGAGCCTCTGGAGCTGCTGGCCTGTGATCGTCAGAGTCAGGCGGGTCACATGCTGCTGAACCTGAGCCAGGACGTGGAGCAGCTGCTGAAGGATGTGGTGGAGTCGTTCGGGAACCGGAGTGGCCCGGGTCATCTGTTTGATCAGCTGTTCGGTGCACAGATACAGGAGCAGCACTCCTTCATCTGTAACGATGACATCCATGTACTCAGCGTACACGCGCCCAAAGCCGCTGATCTGGCCAAGTGGGACAGTG gagCGGTGATGCTGCACGCGGGTGATCTGCAGCAGCTGGTGTGGCTCGGCCTGCAGTGGGCGCTAATGGGTCAAAGCGTGAGTCTGCAGGACTGGCTCAAGCAGCTCTTCCCTCGCCTCACGCTCGAGACCTCAAAACTGGACACCAACGCACCAGAATCCATCTGCCTGCTGGACCTGGAG gtgttCGTGAGCGGTGTGGTGTTCTGCAGTCAGACACAGCTGCAGGAGCGGGTGAAGATGACGTCCTGCTCTCAGCCGCTCGAGCCTCGCTGTCTGCCGCTGCACATCATGAAGCTGCTGTCgtctgacagacagagagagtggTGGGACGCCGTCTACAGCCTGATCCACAAGAGAGCGCA GCCCGGGACGTCTGCTAAACTGCGTCTGGTCGTGCAGCACGGTCTGGGCACGCTGCGTGCCGGAGAGAAACACGGCCTTCAGCCGGCTCTGCTCATACACTGGGCTAAACACCTGACTGACATG gccgAGCGGGGGAACTCTTACTACGATCAGAAGGAGTATGCTGGACGCAGTGTGCACTACTGGAAGGTTGTGCTCCCCCTGCTGGAGAAGGTGCGACACAAACGCAGCATCCCTGAACCCCTGCAGCCCATGTTCATGCACTTCCAGAGCAAAGACATACAG CCTTCTCAGGTGCGAGTCTATGAGGAAGATGCCACCATAAGCTTCGCCACACTCCTTGACATCGAGGGCAACACTGAGGAGGCAATCTCAAAGCTGGAGCAGCTCAACAGCCTCTCGTCTAACTGGCATCTGGCGAAG ATCTATCAGAGGCTGTCAGAGGAGGCAGGAAACGGGCTTGAGGAGACTCAGGGCAGGTGCACCGACTTCCTCCTGAAGTTCAGGAAGTACTTGACTCAGATTTATCAGGCCAGTGCCGAGGATTTGGAGAAG TTGCCTGTATCGATGGAGGAGGTGATGGATTTGTTGAACGAGGTCAACCAGCAGCTTGTTGGTGAGGtggatgaagatcagctggaatATCCTGTGACATCCAGTCCCGGTCAGCCCACTGAAGGACATGTTAAATTCTCCACCCCTTCCTCATCCAAGAGTGTCACGTCACCATCCAAAAGATCTGTG TTCTCCCCCAAAACACCACCTCACTGGGTGGAGGACCAGAAGTCACTGCTGCAGATGTTATGCCAGCAGGTCGAGGCCTTGAAG AATGAGGTTCATGACCTGCGTCATAATTCTCCAGATGCCACAGCATCCTCATATAGGATGTATAGAGACAACTATGCTGCAGAAGGACTTCAGGAAACATTTCCTGCAGCGCAGACGTTCCACGGTGTTCCTCTCACTG TTGCTACTACAGGTCCCTCTGTGTACTACAACCAGTCTCCAGCATATAATTCACAGTATCTTCTACGCACTGCTGCAAATGTTACACCAACAAAG GGCCCAGTATATGGGATGAATCGTCTTCCTCCACAGCAGCATATGTATGCCTACCAACAATCAACACATACCCCACCTCTTCAGTCAACACCCGCATGCATGTATCCTCAAGAGCAAGTCTTCGGTCCTCCCATCCGGTTTGAGTCACCAGCTACATCCTTACTCTCCCCATACAGTGAGGAGTATTATGGTCACAACGTTCCTCAGCCCACAGTCAATCCAACGTTGCCAGAGCCTGGATATTTCACTAAGCCATGTCCTGTTACATCCACACAGTCAACCAGGAGCACTGAAAGCAAGGCTGTCGACCCCAAAATTAGTTTTGGGCCGCAGTTCACAGGTGAACCTGCTAAGGTTCCCAACTTTGGAGGAGTAGCTGCCGGCCCAACAACAACATCCTCAACAGCATTCAAGTTCAACTCCAATTTCAAGTCCAATGATGGTGATTTCACCTTCTCTTCTGCTCAAGTTAAAAATAGTGAAAGCCTCTTGGGACTTCTGACATCAGATATTCCTCCCAAAGCTGAGGTTTCGTCAGAACCAAAACATCAGACCCAAGACCAGCTGCCTAGCCAGAAAGAAGTCTTTACCTTTGGGAGTAAAAGTGCAGCAGGATTTTCATTCACTGATGGTGCTCCGAACAAGATGAGTATTTTTGGCAACACCGATCAAAGATTTAGTTTTACAAGTGGAACCAAGACAACATTAGGGAATTCAGAGGCTCGGGAAGAGAAAAGTGGTGAAAGCGACAATGATGGCACCCATGTGGAAGAAGATGAGGATGGGCCTCATTTTGAGCCCATTGTGCCTCTACCTGATAAGGTCGATGTGAAAActggtgaggaggaggaggaggagatgttCTGCAAGAGAGCAAAACTCTTCCGATTTGATTCTGAGACTAAAGAATGGAAAGAGAGGGGCATTGGCAGTATCAAAATCCTCAAACACAAAAGCTCCGGGAAAGTTCGTCTGTTAATGAGGAGGGAGCAGGTTCTGAAAATCTGCGCCAATCACTATATCACTGCTGATATGGTCCTCAAACCAAATGCTGGATCTGACAAATCCTGGGTGTGGTACGCTATGGACTATGCAGATGAAATGCCAAAGACTGAGCAGTTGGCCATTCGTTTTAAAACCGCAGACGAGGCAACACTGTTTAAAGTTAAATTTGAGGAAGCTCAAAAGTTCCTTTCGGAATCCCCACAAGGACAACAGACTGAAAAGAAAAGCGAAACTCCAAAGCCTCAGGTTTCATCCAAAGAAGTGGATCTCAAAACCCTGTTTTCCAAGAAGGCGGGTGAATGGGATTGTGACGTGTGCTGTGTAAGAAACGCTCCCACGTCTGCGGTATGTGTGGCCTGCAACAGTGCAGCTCCTTCTACAGCACAAGTCAAACCTGTAGAGGAGCCCAAAGGCTCTGGGCCTGTGGCTCCTCCTGCCAAATtgttttcttttggactttctggAGATTCTGCTAAAAGTGCCACCAGCACTGATATCTGCTCGAAGGGCTTCACGTTTGGATCGGCTTCTTTTAAGTTTGGATCAAACGATGCTGTGGAGACATCTGCTGGCTTTGGAGCTCAGGCTGAGAAGAATACAAGTCAGACTGATGCACCACAGCGAGAGAAAGTGTCAGCAGCTCCAGCAGTCCCATTTGGCACTGGATTTGGTGCGGTGGACACATCTACTGGCTTTGGAGCTCAGGCTGAGAAGAAAACAAGTCAGGCTGATGCACCACAGCGAGAGAAAGTGTCAACAGCTCCAGCAGTCCCATTTGGCACTGGATTTGGTGCGGTGGACACATCTACTGGCTTTGGAGCTCAGGCTGAGAAGAAAACAAGTCAGGCTGATGCACCACAGCGAGAGAAAGTGTCAGCAGCTCCAGCAGTCCCATTTGGCACTGGATTTGGTGCTCAGTTTGCCAAGAAAGATGGTCAGTGGGACTGTGACTCCTGCCTAGTGAGGAATGATGCCTCGGCAACTGAATGCGTTTCTTGCAAAGCCCCCTGCAGCACTGTAAAAACTAATGCAGCATCGAAAGGTGGGCTAGCTGCCATGTTTGGTAAAAAAGCTGGTCAGTGGGATTGTGACACTTGCCTGGTAAGAAATGAAGGTTCATCTAGTCATTGTGTTTCATGCCAGACAGCAAacccaaatatgaaaaacaagACCTCTGCTGCACCATCAAGTTCCTCTTTTACCTTCAGTTTTGGTAGTTCTAGCAGCCAACCTGCTGCGACAGGATTTAAAGCCAATTTCAATCCAGGCCCTGCTTTTCAGTTCGGCACAAGTAAGGAAAAAACATCCTTAGAAGCCTTCAAGTTTGAGTCCTCCACAACTGAAGCTGAAAAGTCATCAGGCAGTTCCACTTTTGCGTTTTCCATGCCGACGCCTGTTGGCGGATTTAAGTTTGGCATTGCAGAATCTGAGGCAAAACCATCAGACGGACAGTCCCAAAATGGATCTGCATCTGGCCTCCTCAAAAATATTGCTGCGCAtcacaaagagaaagagaatgaaaaagAGGCAGCCCCAAGTTCCTCAGAACAGTCTGTAGACTCTGATAGTCAAGATAATAATCCCCTCTTTACTGGTAAGCCTAACACCTTTAGTTTCGCTGACTTGGCAAAGACACAAGGCAGTTTTCAGTTTGGCCAGGAGGATCCCACTTTCAAAGGCTTTGCAGGGGCTGGCGAGCCTCTCTTTACAGGGTTGTATCCTGGGCCCAAGGCCGACACCTCTGTCGATCAAGATGATGAAATGTACAAAACTGAGGAGAATGACAATATTCAGTTTGAGCCTGTTGTTCAGATGCCAGAGAAGGTCGACCTTGTTACAGGTGAAGAAGATGAGAAAGTCTTGTATTCACAGCGTGTCAAACTCTTCAGATTTGATACAGAAACAAACCAATGGAAAGAAAGAGGAGTCGGCAACCTAAAACTGCTCAAGAATAACCAGAACGGGAGACTGCGAGTTCTTATGAGGAGAGAGCAGGTGTTGAAAGTGTGTGCTAATCATTGGATCACAACCACAATGAACTTAAAGCCCCTCTCAGGCTCGGATCGAGCCTGGATGTGGTTGGCCAGTGACTTCTCAGATGGAGATGCCAAATTAGAACAACTTGCGGCAAAATTCAAAACACCTGAGCTTGCAGAAGAATTCAAGCTGAAATTTGAGGAGAGTCAGAGACTGCTTTTGGATATTCCTTTGCAGACCCCTCACAAGCTCACAAACACTGGAAGAACAGCCCATCTTATACAGAAAGCTGAAGAAATGAAATCTGGACTTAAGGACCTCAAATCATTCTTGACTTCCCAAAACAAGGACGATGAAAGTGCCGATACAAGTCATAGTACTTCTGCAGTTGTAGTTAAGCTCGACTCTGAGGGCACTGCACACACTTTAGAATGGGATAATTACGATTTGCATGAGGAAGTGCACAAGGACTATGGCAGCTCCTCTGTGCGTGATACTCCTTTGCAGCCAGATCCAGTTGCTAAAAATTTATTCCGCTTTGGCGAGTCGTCCTCAGGGTTTAGTTTCTGTTTTCAGCCTATTCTCAGTCCCTCTAAGTCCCCATCTAAGCTAAACCAGAGCCAGGCTTCCATTGGCACAGATGATGAGCAAGAAGTGTCTCAGGAGGAAGAGCGAGATGGTCAGTACTTTGAGCCTGTTGTGCCACTGCCTGATCTTGTTGAGGTCTCAACCGGAGAGGAGAACGAGCAAGTCCTTTTCAGTCACCGGGCCAAATTATACCGCTACGATAAAGATCTTAATCAGTGGAAGGAACGAGGTATAGGAGACCTTAAAATACTACAGCACTATGAAACTAAGCGTGTTAGACTTGTGATGAGGCGGGACCAGGTCCTCAAACTGTGTGCGAACCATTGGATTGTTTCCAATATGAAGCTTGAGCCCATGAAAGGAGCCGAGAAAGCGTGGATCTGGAGTGCCTTTGATTTTGCTGAGGGGCAGGGCAAGGTGGAACAGCTGGCAGTTCGATTTAAACTGCAGGAAACCGCAAATGCTTTCAGTGAAATTTTCGAAGAGGCAAAGACTGCCCAAGAAAAAGACACTCTACTGACCCCGTTTTCTGCAAAACTACCTGCCTCCACCCAGGAGATGCTTTGTGGCAAGGCTGCAGTTGCTGTACTTGAGGAAACAACAAAAGAACGTACTGGAATCTCTGAAGAAAGCAGTCCTAAACTGGATCAGACACCTCAAAGCACCAAGAATGTGGTCTCTCCTCCAAAGTTCGTCTTTGGTTCAGACTCTGTGCAGAAGATTTTTGGAAGCCCTTCGCCATCAAAAGACAAATCTCTGGTTGTGATTTCTAGTTTAGAAGACGAGGAAGCGGGTGCCTCGAGACTGAAAACCTCTGGAGCAGCAGTGGCCAGCCAGTCATCGGTCCAGACTCCTTTCAGCATACCAACAAGAA gTTTGGATTTTAGGCTTTTCAAAAATAATCCTATGGCTTTTTGGACCTGTACATCAGCCAACCAGTCTGAAGCCCGAG TTTACTCTCCGTCAGAGAAGAAGAGCGCTCAAGACGTGTCTGATGATGATATTGAGATCGTATTTGAGTGTAAACCAACGAGAGCGCAAGCAGAGCTGGCCGCCAGACTGATGCTTCCTCCTACCTTCTTCTGTTACAAAAACAGTCCAGGATACATCAGTGACGAAGACAGCGATG ATGAGGATTTTGAGAGCGCAGTGAGGAATCTGAAGGGGAAGCTGTATGTGGATGGAGCTGATGGAGCGTCTGATCATG ACTCGGAGGTCACTCTGGTGTGGGAGAAGCGGCCGACAGCAGACGAGGAGCAGAGAGCCAGACGCCTCCTCCTGCCTCCCACCTTCCTGTGCGGCGTCAGCAGCGACTCTGAAGCAGAGGCAGAGAAACTGGACGACTTCAGCACTGAGGTCCAGAAGGTACAGCAGGCCCAG GTGAAGCCCGTCCGCTGGGAGTCTGGACCGCAGGAGATCAGCGGTTCTTCATCAGCTCCTCAGGACACACAGGTGAAGCCCGAGCCGAGCGACGGCGGAGCAGAGGAGCGTCAGACTGATGGCAGCCGTCCCATCGATCTCTCCACCAAGAGAAGCAGTGAGAGCGACTCCAGCACAGCTACAG CTCTCTCTTTCGGATTCACATCTGCCGCTGGGTTTTCATTTGCAGAACTCGCTAAGACTTCAGGGGAATTTGCTTTTGGTAAAAAAG ATGCTGGTTTCTCGTGGTCCGGCGCAGGAGCCTCAGTCTTCGGGAGCGCAGCGGCTCAAACTAAAGAAGCAGAAGAGGAGGACAGCGATGATGAGACGCCCCACAGTGACGAGATCCACTTTGAGCCGATCGTGTCCCTGCCCGAG GTGGAGGTGAGGTCCGGTGAGGAGGACGAGGAGATCCTGTTCAAAGAGAGAGCCAAACTCTACCGCTGGGACCGCGAGCTCAACCAGTGGAAGGAGCGCGGCGTGGGAGACATCAAGATCCTCTTCCACCCCGAGAAGAAGAGCTATCGCCTGCTGATGAGACGAGAGCAGGTGCTCAAAGTGTGCGCCAACCACACCATCAGCCCCGGCATCGAGCTCAAGCCCATGAACACCTCGGCTAACGCTCTGGTGTGGACCGCCACCGACTActccg AGGGAGATGGGAAGGTGGAGCAGCTGGCAGCTAAGTTCAAGACTCCGGAGCTGGCCGAGTCCTTCAGACGAGCGTTCACAGACACACAGACCCGCATGTCTCAGACGGACGCCGCTCAGACGTCTGCCGCAGAGGCGCTGTCTCGAGACTCCAACCCTGTGGTGTTCTTCGACATCTCCATCGATGAGGAGCATGCTGGGAGAGTGGTCATGGAGCTCTTCGCTCACATCGTGCCCCGGACGGCGGAGAACTTCCGAGCTCTGTGTACGGGAGAGAAGGGCTTCGGTTACCGCCGCTCCGTCTTCCACAGGATCATCCCAGACTTCATGTGTCAG ggcgGTGATTTCACCAGTCATGATGGGACGGGGGGGAGGTCTATCTACGGAGGTAAGTTTGAGGACGAGAGCTTCGAGGTGAGGCACACAGGACCCGGCCTGCTGTCCATGGCCAACCGCGGCAGAGACACCAACAACTCTCAGTTCTTCATCACGCTCAAGAAAGCAGAGCACCTGGACTTCAAGCACGTGGCCTTCGGATTCGTCAAAGACGGCATGGATGTGGTGAGGAGGATGGGAGAGCTGGGCACTAAAGACGGGAAGCCCACGCACACCATCAGCATCTCCGAGTGTGGACAGATCCTGTGA